The Ornithodoros turicata isolate Travis unplaced genomic scaffold, ASM3712646v1 Chromosome65, whole genome shotgun sequence DNA segment CCGGAACCGATCCCAGTGGATAACGGAGTGTTCCTGGACATGTGGGCGGGGCGTTCTCCGAGCAGTCCGGGCAATGACATGAAAATTGGAAAATGATCACTCCCCATTGTGTCCGGTCCTACTTCCCATATGACCTCTAAGTCTGGTGAGTGAATCGTGACGTCTATTGCAGTGTAGGTACTTGGAGGCTTGTAGAAGGTTGGGGAGCCAGTATTAGCAATGACCATATCTAGTGCGTCGGCAGCCTCGACGATTTCTTTGCCGCGTCTGGTTGCATGAGAACTGCCCCATAGCTCATGATGGGCATTAAAGTCCCCGGAGATGATGAGGCGACCAGGGCAGAGCTGCCGTAAGCTTCTGAGACGACTTTGGAGCTCATTCTGCTTGAGTTTGCCAGGACGAATGTAGACAGACACAATTGTTACTGTCAGCTTGTGTAACGATATGTTTGCTGCGACGAATTCTGCATTCTCACAGCAGAGGTCCTGTAGGTTGAGTTCACACTGTGTTAAACCCTTTTTAACGAACAAAGCCGCGCACCCGGCAGGGAAGGTTGGTATGTTTGGACTTACATACTTCGTATAGCCTTCGATACTGGACGGCTCTGGAAGACCACATTCGCTTAAAGCGATAATTGGTACTGGTTGCTTTTTGAGAAACAGGATGAGTTCGTGAAGCTTTCCTTTGAGGCCTCTGCAGTTCCATTGCATGATTGCAGAGGCCGTGCGAGTAGTGGTGCGAGGAGTAGTGGTATTGGTTCGTGCATTCATAGCGGTTGAGAAGGTACATGCGCTCCCTGGGGAGTAGTGTGCTGAAGCGGGATTGCAAAGGGCTCACACTCCAACGAAGTTCGTTAGAGATTGCTGAAGCGGGAGAACAAGAGAAATGAAGTGACGCATGCCTAATGGAAGCCATGAGCATTCATGTAGTGTCCTGAGGACGAGAAAAGCGATGTCGATGAACGCAGCAAACCTTGGTAATTGTTCATTGGATGTTGCTTTTTGCGGCTGGTTTGATTCGGGTGTGTTGTCCGCCGTTTTTGGAGAGATGTGGTTTCTTGTGAACAATATGGGGGCTGCCGTACGAGGCTCCCTTGCAACGTTATGAGTCTTTTCAGCGGTGTGCGGAGCAGGGGAGGGGACATGGGATCTTTTGATCACCTCACTGAAAGAAGCCTTGGTGTGCAGGGCGCCCTTGCGAAGGCGAGCCTTCGTCGTGGTGGTAGTTTCATGATGTAGGGCAGgatcttttctcctttcttttgaAGCACGGAAGATTCTACGGGCCTCACGTATAGGGACACGACTGTTGACGCTGTAGCGATGGGCCGCTGTTTCCAACTGCTTTACGGGGCAGGCATTGTCGAGCGTGGAATGTGCCTTGCCACAGTTCTGACATTTCAGTGTGTTTTCTTCGATACAAGCGCTGATGTCATGATTCCCGGCGCATCTCATACAGGTCTGGGCACGTGTGCAGGTTGCATTTACGTGGCCAAAACGTGCACACTTGAAACACtgagttggtttcggtttgtaCTCGCTGACAAGGAATTTGACCGTTCCAATGTGGACCTGCTTTGGTAGGGGGCCTGAGGAGAAGCTCAGCTTCACAAGCACTCCTTCCTTACCGAGGCGCCTGACGCTCGTAACAGGAATGACAGCTCGGAGCCGTTTGCTGATTTCTGCATCACTTAGAGATGTATCAGAGACG contains these protein-coding regions:
- the LOC135374476 gene encoding uncharacterized protein LOC135374476, with translation MDFPDRTGKAKCTTLAAPAATLTPRKESGEENAPQGPSQHLHYDPDHLQESSSDMDSLIIDEDADDTVDGFRVPRQQLKRKRRAERRHSSSSDDTVKSVPSSTCSTRAPSLTVLFRPISQGETVNSLQLTKLEQYLESEAPNEIAEIRLNYKKNIVAVDVKTAGGVNKLLGLSRLCAKSVSAFVPASARATNGVIRVSDTSLSDAEISKRLRAVIPVTSVRRLGKEGVLVKLSFSSGPLPKQVHIGTVKFLVSEYKPKPTQCFKCARFGHVNATCTRAQTCMRCAGNHDISACIEENTLKCQNCGKAHSTLDNACPVKQLETAAHRYSVNSRVPIREARRIFRASKERRKDPALHHETTTTTKARLRKGALHTKASFSEVIKRSHVPSPAPHTAEKTHNVAREPRTAAPILFTRNHISPKTADNTPESNQPQKATSNEQLPRFAAFIDIAFLVLRTLHECSWLPLGMRHFISLVLPLQQSLTNFVGV